The segment CCTCAGATGGTAGAGGGTTTGCTTCCTTGGAGTTCCACCTCCTCTCCTTTGTGGTCGGAGTCCTCCGAATTTTCGGCAGAACCGGGATTATGGGCAGTAGAACCGCATATAGGCAGGATATATTCGGGTTCGCAGGCGGATCAATCCTTCGGCGTAAAATGGGAAGAGATATTGGTCGTTACAGAATCCACCGCCTATTGGCTTGATGATTCTCTTCCTCATGTCCGGCAATGGGAAAAAAATAAGAAGAAGTATTCGGGTCGCAAAGCGAAGGAGATTTACGAAGGCGCTCCTGCCTGATTGAAGGAAATTCAAAAAGAATAATAGAAATATTTATTAGAAAATAAAAAGGTACTAATATTATGAAAAGGAAATCTACCTTACAAGCTAAGAGTTTTAATTTTTATCCAGTCAGGAAGCCTAAATTCGAATTCTCGAGCGGAGGAACAAGCAAACATTGGCTGGAAGGATCCGCATATAAGACGCATATTATGAATACCTGGACTTTGTTCTTTCCGGATGGAGAGAAATTCTTCATTCGAAGTATTCAGAAGTTTATGACAAAAATAAAGGATCCGAGAGTGCTTAGGAATGCGAGCGCTTTCATTGGACAGGAAGCTCAGCATGCGGGAGAACATAAGAAAACCTGGAAAATTTTGGAGGATCAAGGGTATAGAATCTCCGGATTTGTAGGTTTCTTTAATGCACTTTGCTTTAAAATTCTGGAAAGATTCGGCTCACAAATGATGTCCCTTTCCGCGACTGCAGGCGCCGAACATTATACTTCTTTAATAGCAACCATCGGTTTGAAGATGAAGATTTTAGACGGAGCGGAGCCCGAAATGAAACGACTCTGGGAATGGCATGCCGCGGAAGAAATCGAGCATAAATCCGCCGCTTTCGACGTTCTATTGGATGTAAGCGGGAATTATTTCAGGCGCGTCTTCGGTTTTTTTGCGGCCACTTTAGTATTTTGGCCGATGACCTTCATCGGAGCGGAGATCCTCCTGTGGCAGGACGGTTTGACTTTTAGATGGAAAACTAGAAAAGATGCTTTTCGTTTTCTGTTCTTGGACGAAAAAGTCTT is part of the Leptospira broomii serovar Hurstbridge str. 5399 genome and harbors:
- a CDS encoding metal-dependent hydrolase, which gives rise to MKRKSTLQAKSFNFYPVRKPKFEFSSGGTSKHWLEGSAYKTHIMNTWTLFFPDGEKFFIRSIQKFMTKIKDPRVLRNASAFIGQEAQHAGEHKKTWKILEDQGYRISGFVGFFNALCFKILERFGSQMMSLSATAGAEHYTSLIATIGLKMKILDGAEPEMKRLWEWHAAEEIEHKSAAFDVLLDVSGNYFRRVFGFFAATLVFWPMTFIGAEILLWQDGLTFRWKTRKDAFRFLFLDEKVFFHWLAAFFRYLKPNFHPDQEDNLELSKAILQSPEHRYKEIA